In one Pseudomonas hydrolytica genomic region, the following are encoded:
- a CDS encoding type I restriction endonuclease subunit R: MTTTEQQIELDLIAKLGDLKYTYRPDIRDRAALEANFRAKFEALNRVHLTDSEFQRLLDGIITPDVYAAAQRLRNINSFERDDGTPLNYTLVNIRDWCKNDFEVVNQLRMNTDNSHHRYDVMLLINGVPVVQIELKTLAVSPRRAMQQIVDYKTDPGNGYSKTLLCFLQLFIVSNRTDTWYFANNNARHFSFNADERFLPVYQFASEDNKKITLLDSFAEKYLAKCTLGQMISRYMVLVASEQKLLMMRPYQIYAVKAIVECIHQNCGNGYIWHTTGSGKTLTSFKASTLLKDNPDIDKCLFVVDRKDLDRQTREEFNRFQEGCVEENTNTETLVRRLLSDDYADKVIVTTIQKLGLALDGANKRNYKERLEPLRNQRMVFIFDECHRSQFGDNHKAIKEFFPNAQLFGFTGTPIFEKNASYQQIEGQQASYRTTDDLFQRCLHQYTITHAIEDRNVLRFHVDYFKPEGKNPPKPGEGVAKPKVIETILAKHDAATNGRKFNAVLATASINDAIEYFEVFAEIQKQKTEQDPEFRPLNIACVFSPPAEGNKDVQQIQEDLPQEKEDNQQDPEGKKAALTRIVTDYNARFGTNHRISEFDLYYQDVQKRIKDQQYPNSDLPAAQKIDITIVVDMLLTGFDSKYLNTLYVDKNLKHHGLIQAFSRTNRVLNDSKPYGNILDFRQQQKSVEDAIALFSGEKIDNPREIWLVESAAEVIRKYEAAVAGMSRFMADKNLVCEPEAVYNLKGDTARIEFVNRFKEVQRLKTQLDQYTDLAPEQKAHIDTVLPPDQLQSFRSTYLETAKRLKEIQSKEGDQAPPEVQQLDFEFVLFASSVIDYDYIMSLIAKLTQQKPGKLTMNREQLIGLIQSDAKFIDEREDIAEYIRGLPVNEALDEKQIRSGFDRFKAEKKTRELTDLANRHTLDASALQAFVDDILRRRIFDGERLSELMAPLELGWKARTQKELALMEELTPLLHKLAQGREIAGLAAYEEGR; the protein is encoded by the coding sequence TGCCCAGCGGCTTCGCAACATCAACAGCTTCGAGCGCGACGATGGTACGCCGCTGAACTACACCTTGGTGAACATCCGGGACTGGTGCAAGAACGACTTTGAGGTCGTCAACCAGTTGCGCATGAACACTGACAACAGCCATCACCGCTACGACGTGATGCTGCTCATCAACGGCGTACCGGTGGTGCAAATCGAGCTGAAGACCTTGGCGGTCAGCCCGCGCCGGGCCATGCAGCAGATCGTTGATTACAAGACTGACCCCGGCAATGGGTATAGCAAGACACTGCTGTGCTTCCTGCAGCTCTTCATCGTCAGCAACCGCACTGACACTTGGTATTTCGCCAACAACAACGCACGGCACTTCAGCTTCAACGCAGATGAGCGCTTCTTGCCGGTTTACCAGTTTGCCAGCGAAGACAACAAGAAAATCACGCTGCTCGATAGTTTTGCCGAGAAGTACCTGGCCAAGTGCACTCTAGGGCAAATGATCAGCCGCTACATGGTGCTGGTGGCCAGCGAGCAGAAACTGCTGATGATGCGGCCATACCAAATCTATGCCGTCAAAGCCATCGTGGAGTGCATCCACCAGAATTGCGGCAACGGCTACATCTGGCACACCACCGGCTCAGGCAAGACGCTGACTTCGTTCAAGGCGTCCACCCTGCTCAAAGACAATCCGGACATCGACAAGTGTCTGTTTGTGGTGGATCGCAAAGACCTGGATCGCCAGACTCGCGAGGAATTCAACCGTTTTCAGGAAGGCTGCGTCGAAGAGAACACCAACACCGAGACACTGGTGCGCCGCCTACTGTCGGATGACTACGCCGATAAAGTCATCGTCACCACCATTCAGAAGCTGGGCCTGGCTCTGGATGGGGCCAACAAGCGCAACTACAAGGAGCGGCTAGAGCCATTACGCAACCAGCGCATGGTGTTTATCTTTGATGAATGCCACCGCTCACAATTTGGCGACAACCACAAAGCCATCAAGGAGTTCTTCCCCAACGCCCAGCTTTTTGGCTTTACCGGCACACCCATCTTCGAGAAGAACGCCAGCTACCAGCAGATCGAAGGTCAGCAGGCCAGTTACCGCACGACCGACGACCTCTTCCAGCGTTGCCTGCATCAATACACCATCACCCACGCCATCGAGGATCGCAACGTCCTGCGCTTTCACGTGGATTACTTCAAGCCCGAAGGCAAGAATCCTCCCAAGCCTGGTGAAGGTGTGGCCAAGCCCAAGGTCATTGAAACCATTCTCGCCAAGCACGATGCAGCGACCAATGGCCGCAAGTTCAACGCGGTGTTGGCAACGGCCAGCATCAACGATGCCATCGAGTATTTCGAAGTGTTCGCGGAGATTCAAAAACAAAAGACCGAGCAAGACCCTGAGTTCCGTCCGCTGAACATTGCCTGCGTATTCTCTCCACCTGCCGAGGGCAACAAGGACGTACAACAGATTCAGGAAGACCTGCCGCAAGAGAAAGAAGATAACCAGCAAGACCCCGAAGGCAAGAAGGCGGCGCTCACGCGCATCGTGACCGATTACAACGCGCGCTTTGGCACCAACCATCGCATCAGCGAGTTCGACCTGTACTACCAGGATGTGCAAAAGCGCATCAAGGATCAGCAGTATCCCAACAGCGATCTCCCCGCCGCGCAAAAGATCGACATCACCATCGTGGTGGACATGCTGCTCACCGGTTTCGACTCCAAGTACCTCAATACCCTATACGTGGATAAGAACCTCAAGCATCACGGCTTGATCCAGGCGTTTTCGCGCACCAATCGCGTGCTGAACGACAGCAAGCCCTATGGCAACATCCTCGACTTCCGTCAGCAGCAAAAGTCGGTCGAAGACGCGATAGCACTGTTTTCCGGCGAGAAGATCGACAACCCGCGTGAAATCTGGCTGGTGGAATCCGCAGCAGAAGTCATCCGCAAGTACGAAGCTGCCGTGGCGGGCATGTCGCGCTTCATGGCCGACAAAAACCTCGTGTGCGAACCCGAGGCGGTATACAACCTCAAGGGCGATACCGCCCGCATCGAGTTTGTCAACCGTTTCAAGGAAGTGCAGCGGTTGAAAACCCAGCTCGATCAGTACACTGATTTGGCACCCGAGCAGAAAGCGCACATTGACACCGTCCTGCCGCCCGACCAGTTGCAGAGTTTCCGCAGTACCTACCTGGAAACCGCCAAGCGTCTGAAAGAAATACAGAGCAAGGAAGGCGATCAGGCTCCGCCAGAAGTGCAGCAGCTTGATTTCGAATTCGTGCTCTTCGCCTCAAGCGTGATCGACTACGACTACATCATGAGCCTCATCGCCAAGCTGACCCAGCAGAAGCCCGGCAAGCTCACCATGAACCGTGAGCAGCTCATCGGCCTGATCCAGTCCGATGCCAAGTTCATCGACGAGCGTGAGGACATTGCCGAGTACATCCGGGGCTTACCGGTCAACGAAGCATTGGATGAAAAGCAAATCCGCAGCGGATTCGACCGCTTCAAGGCAGAGAAAAAAACACGGGAACTCACCGATCTCGCCAACCGCCACACACTGGACGCATCAGCGCTGCAAGCCTTTGTCGATGACATTTTGCGCCGCCGCATTTTCGATGGCGAACGCCTCTCCGAGTTGATGGCCCCGCTGGAACTTGGCTGGAAAGCCCGCACGCAGAAAGAGTTGGCCCTGATGGAAGAGCTGACACCACTGCTGCACAAGCTCGCCCAGGGTCGAGAGATTGCTGGTTTGGCTGCCTATGAGGAGGGGCGATGA